A portion of the Algisphaera agarilytica genome contains these proteins:
- the gpmI gene encoding 2,3-bisphosphoglycerate-independent phosphoglycerate mutase — MSAKPVVLIVRDGWGTNPNAEHDDFNAIKLAETPRCDALLARYPHTLIHTSGRDVGLPEGTMGNSEVGHQNIGAGRIVYQESVRITVSIEDESFYDNAAITAAINAAKESGGKVHLLGIASDAGVHGRLEHLYACVEACKRAGLGPRDVCLHLFTDGRDTGPFTGKDFLEEIEEKIEDIGCGRIVSLCGRYYAMDRDNRWERVQLAYDLLTGRAKEDANPDFPTAAEALADYYDEPTNDSQNGDEFVTPRTIGGAEKNRIADGDTVLFYNYRGDRPREITRAFMQPDFRGNVPPSPDSGEQGFDRGEQLKLNYVCMTAYDETFTAFPNLSVAFEKSGKMPEILGQYLSEQGKTQLRVAETEKFPHVTFFANDYREDAFPGETREMAQSPQVATYDLQPQMSAPEIRDIVLKHVNSDDCPDFILVNFANGDMVGHTGKLNAAIAAVETVDTCTGEIVEAVLAKGGKLIVTADHGNAEQMYDPDTKAPHTAHTTYDVECIIVDPSLKVDTPLRPGGRLADCAPTALQLMGLDKPEEMDGVSLLSV; from the coding sequence ATGTCCGCCAAACCCGTAGTCCTGATTGTCCGCGACGGCTGGGGCACCAACCCCAACGCCGAGCACGACGACTTCAACGCCATCAAGCTCGCCGAGACCCCGCGCTGCGACGCCCTGCTCGCCCGCTACCCCCACACGCTGATCCACACCTCCGGCCGGGACGTGGGGTTGCCCGAAGGCACCATGGGCAACTCCGAGGTCGGCCACCAGAACATCGGCGCCGGCCGAATCGTCTACCAGGAGTCGGTCCGCATCACCGTCTCCATCGAAGACGAATCCTTCTACGACAACGCCGCCATCACCGCAGCCATCAACGCCGCCAAGGAATCCGGCGGCAAGGTCCACCTCCTGGGCATCGCGTCCGACGCCGGCGTGCACGGCCGACTCGAACACCTCTACGCCTGTGTCGAAGCCTGCAAGCGGGCCGGCCTGGGTCCACGTGACGTCTGCCTACACCTGTTCACCGACGGCCGCGACACCGGGCCGTTCACCGGCAAGGACTTCCTCGAAGAGATCGAAGAGAAGATCGAAGACATCGGCTGCGGCCGGATCGTCTCGCTCTGCGGACGGTACTACGCCATGGACCGCGACAACCGCTGGGAACGCGTCCAGCTCGCCTACGACCTGCTCACCGGCCGGGCGAAAGAAGACGCCAACCCCGACTTCCCCACCGCCGCCGAGGCGCTCGCCGACTACTACGACGAGCCCACCAACGATTCGCAGAACGGCGACGAGTTCGTCACGCCCCGCACCATCGGCGGCGCCGAAAAGAACCGCATCGCCGACGGCGACACCGTCCTCTTCTACAACTACCGCGGCGACCGCCCCCGCGAGATCACCCGCGCCTTCATGCAGCCCGACTTCCGAGGCAACGTCCCCCCTTCGCCCGACTCCGGCGAGCAGGGCTTCGACCGCGGCGAGCAGCTCAAGCTCAACTACGTCTGCATGACCGCCTACGACGAGACCTTCACTGCGTTCCCGAACCTGTCGGTCGCTTTCGAGAAGTCCGGCAAGATGCCCGAGATCCTCGGCCAGTACCTCAGCGAACAGGGCAAGACCCAGCTCCGCGTCGCCGAGACCGAGAAGTTCCCCCACGTGACCTTCTTCGCCAACGACTACCGCGAAGACGCCTTCCCCGGCGAGACCCGTGAGATGGCCCAGTCGCCCCAGGTCGCGACCTACGACCTGCAACCCCAAATGTCCGCCCCCGAGATCCGCGACATCGTGCTCAAGCACGTCAACTCGGACGACTGCCCCGACTTCATCCTCGTCAACTTCGCCAACGGCGACATGGTCGGCCACACCGGCAAGCTCAACGCCGCGATCGCCGCGGTCGAGACCGTCGACACCTGCACCGGCGAGATCGTCGAGGCCGTGCTCGCCAAGGGCGGCAAGCTCATCGTCACCGCCGACCACGGCAACGCCGAGCAGATGTACGACCCCGACACCAAGGCCCCGCACACCGCCCACACGACCTACGACGTCGAGTGCATCATCGTCGACCCCAGCCTCAAGGTGGACACCCCCCTCCGCCCCGGCGGCCGGCTCGCCGACTGCGCCCCCACCGCCCTGCAGCTTATGGGACTCGACAAGCCCGAAGAAATGGACGGCGTGAGCCTGCTCAGCGTTTAG
- a CDS encoding glycosyltransferase, whose translation MWTWLLLWNPLIVLWCLWVTQSILVAIQSRKFARRVAMPPREWFDDHSPKTAVIMPFKGHDHDLPRNVRAILNQRYDNYRLVFVFESEDDPARRLVEDELDKFDAAPQVDLVVAGIAPPTTGQKVHNQLAALSFLDQQNDDSEVWVFADSDAVPGPGWLQKLVGPHQQEDRVGVTTGYRWLMPELRAQRPRTASMFASVINSAVAMFMGHDKLTQAWGGSMAVRADFAREHNLVDNYFQGSLSDDYQMTRLCRDTGQRVYFVHQSLIASPINLNWGELLEFGRRQYLITRIHDPKLFRKAVGVIALYVAGFFTAWLGLILGLISGFLVAPVLAAMAIVTVASANQLRAMYRRRAIASAFGTDQLRYLRHTIRLDQWGTIAVMVVNLVLLLSATLGNTLTWRNNRYRLDGPQQIEKIT comes from the coding sequence ATGTGGACCTGGCTTCTTCTCTGGAACCCCCTGATCGTCTTGTGGTGCCTCTGGGTCACCCAATCGATCCTCGTGGCGATCCAGAGCCGTAAGTTTGCCCGGCGGGTGGCGATGCCGCCGCGTGAGTGGTTCGACGACCACTCGCCCAAGACCGCGGTCATCATGCCGTTCAAGGGCCACGACCACGACCTGCCGCGCAACGTCCGGGCGATCCTCAATCAGCGGTACGACAACTACCGCCTGGTCTTCGTGTTCGAATCCGAAGACGACCCCGCCCGGCGGCTGGTCGAAGACGAGTTGGACAAGTTCGACGCGGCGCCGCAGGTCGATCTCGTGGTCGCCGGTATCGCCCCGCCGACGACCGGGCAGAAGGTGCACAACCAGCTCGCCGCCCTGTCGTTCCTCGACCAGCAAAACGACGACTCGGAGGTCTGGGTCTTCGCCGACTCCGACGCGGTGCCCGGCCCCGGCTGGCTACAGAAACTCGTCGGCCCCCACCAGCAAGAAGACCGGGTCGGCGTCACCACCGGCTACCGCTGGCTGATGCCCGAACTCCGCGCTCAGCGCCCCCGCACCGCGAGCATGTTCGCCAGCGTGATCAACTCCGCGGTGGCGATGTTCATGGGCCACGACAAGCTCACCCAGGCCTGGGGCGGGTCCATGGCCGTGCGTGCCGACTTCGCTCGGGAACACAACCTCGTCGATAACTACTTCCAGGGCTCGTTGTCCGACGACTACCAGATGACCCGACTCTGCCGCGACACCGGCCAACGCGTGTACTTCGTGCACCAGTCGCTCATCGCCTCGCCGATCAACCTCAACTGGGGCGAGCTGCTCGAGTTTGGCCGGCGGCAGTACCTCATCACCCGCATCCACGACCCCAAGCTATTCCGCAAGGCCGTGGGCGTGATCGCGCTGTACGTCGCGGGCTTCTTCACCGCCTGGCTCGGTTTAATCCTCGGGCTGATCAGCGGCTTCCTCGTCGCCCCCGTCCTCGCGGCGATGGCGATCGTGACGGTGGCCAGCGCCAACCAGCTCCGCGCGATGTACCGCCGACGCGCCATCGCCAGTGCCTTCGGCACCGACCAGCTCCGCTACCTCCGCCACACCATCCGTTTGGACCAGTGGGGCACCATCGCCGTGATGGTCGTCAACCTCGTCCTGCTGCTCAGCGCCACCCTCGGCAACACCCTCACCTGGCGCAACAACCGCTACCGCCTCGACGGCCCGCAGCAAATTGAAAAGATCACTTGA
- a CDS encoding acetolactate synthase → MSQIPIDTPTARGYQPPVNTQFSVFLDNRVGRLMDLLEQFDNASALTLAGLSVVDSADHAVVRLLTSKADLARRLLNRCEYTFSEIDVIAVELPYENSLVSVCEVLTTVELNIHYAYPLLVRPRGLPVVALHTDDTTFAGQVLRKRHFTVLAENDLGENAPGSTPGTPNDPEGN, encoded by the coding sequence ATGTCTCAGATCCCCATCGACACGCCCACGGCCCGCGGCTATCAGCCCCCGGTGAACACTCAGTTTTCGGTGTTTCTGGATAACCGCGTCGGCCGGCTGATGGACCTCCTGGAGCAATTCGACAACGCCTCAGCCCTCACGCTCGCGGGCCTGAGTGTCGTTGACAGCGCCGACCACGCCGTGGTGCGTCTGCTCACCAGCAAGGCCGACCTCGCCCGACGTCTGCTCAACCGCTGCGAGTACACGTTCAGCGAGATCGATGTGATCGCCGTCGAGCTGCCCTACGAAAACTCGCTGGTCAGCGTGTGCGAAGTGCTCACCACGGTGGAGCTGAACATCCACTACGCCTACCCGCTGCTCGTGCGTCCGCGCGGGTTGCCGGTCGTCGCGCTGCACACCGACGACACCACCTTCGCCGGGCAGGTGCTACGCAAGCGCCACTTCACGGTGTTGGCCGAAAACGACCTCGGCGAGAACGCGCCCGGCAGCACGCCCGGGACGCCGAATGATCCCGAGGGTAATTGA
- a CDS encoding NAD-dependent epimerase/dehydratase family protein, which produces MALTDWKSLHGDAFAGRRALVTGAAGFIGSHLCEALTTLGAEVVALDDLSGSDGSWANLNTFFTGRQVTGTILDADLVADAMQGCDLVFHQAAMGSVPRSVTMPRRYHENNTTGTLNVLEAARAAGVSRVMFAASSSAYGDTPTLPKTETMPVLPRSPYAANKVACEALMRAYAISYAPGTSNTSESGAETSGVDTVNLRYFNIFGPRQNANSAYAAVIAAFATALLNSKRPAIYGDGEQSRDFTFIDNAVHANLLAARAEGQLAGTVCNVACGQRVSVNQLAADMAELLGKPELTPEHREARTGDVKHSLADLDHTRATLGYEPIVDFKDGLAATVEWYAAESKR; this is translated from the coding sequence ATGGCACTAACCGACTGGAAATCACTTCACGGCGACGCGTTCGCCGGCCGCCGCGCCCTCGTCACCGGGGCCGCGGGGTTCATCGGCAGCCACCTTTGCGAGGCGCTGACCACCCTCGGGGCCGAGGTCGTGGCCCTCGACGACCTGTCCGGTTCGGATGGGAGCTGGGCCAACCTCAACACCTTCTTCACCGGCCGCCAGGTGACCGGCACGATCCTCGATGCCGACCTCGTCGCCGACGCGATGCAGGGCTGCGATCTGGTGTTCCACCAGGCGGCGATGGGCAGCGTCCCGCGCAGCGTGACGATGCCCCGCCGGTACCACGAGAACAACACCACCGGCACGCTCAACGTGCTCGAGGCCGCCCGCGCCGCCGGCGTCTCCCGCGTCATGTTCGCCGCCAGCAGCAGCGCCTACGGCGACACGCCGACGCTGCCCAAAACCGAAACCATGCCCGTGCTGCCCCGCAGCCCGTATGCCGCCAACAAGGTCGCCTGCGAAGCGCTCATGCGGGCCTACGCCATCAGCTACGCCCCGGGAACTTCCAACACCTCCGAGAGCGGCGCGGAAACCTCCGGCGTCGACACCGTGAACCTGCGTTACTTCAACATCTTCGGTCCCCGCCAAAACGCCAACTCCGCCTACGCCGCGGTCATCGCCGCGTTCGCCACCGCGCTGTTGAACAGCAAGCGTCCCGCGATCTACGGCGACGGCGAGCAGTCCCGCGACTTCACCTTCATCGACAACGCCGTCCACGCCAACCTCCTGGCCGCGCGTGCCGAGGGTCAACTGGCTGGAACAGTTTGTAACGTCGCCTGCGGGCAGCGGGTTTCGGTGAACCAGCTCGCCGCAGACATGGCCGAGCTGTTGGGCAAGCCCGAGCTGACGCCGGAGCACCGCGAGGCTCGCACCGGCGATGTGAAGCACTCGCTCGCAGACCTCGACCACACCCGCGCGACGCTGGGTTACGAGCCGATCGTGGATTTCAAGGACGGCCTCGCGGCGACGGTCGAGTGGTACGCGGCCGAGTCCAAGCGGTGA
- a CDS encoding agarase, producing MPRLPRLLASVAALLIAPASALAAPPTNVEVFPNVRHEVGGVSELDRSVFFAAHTTPVSPDWNGEEDKLDYFAKKLRGHFGRDTGQISGTLNRAKQDPKRPGYADPKHIEALAKQDATSYRKMSKTRQRYLSGSDMIIGAQLHPFWPGDKATRHTNWKLSTTDTADEPFGTATGEFMGLYFRNFHKPKGHRPPPAWIEVVNEPLYELSSHGDVDPDQVFHFHNVVADQIRKYYPGVPVGGYTMAFDLFDHDDFGRWDKRFKSFIDITGDNMDFYSVHFYDFPGISRGKVRLRRGSNLEASFDLIDHYSTLKLGQPKPYLISEYGSQVHDWYHQPWSPYRDWLCVKAFNTMVMQFMERPDLVLKALAFTPPKAEWGRNSETVPYYWRLLRRANEGDGNTANDQEGPWVFSEQIKFWELWSDVRGTKVLIHSDQPDVQTQAYLSSRNLFVALNNLSDDDTQRVRLNLKHAAPPESVSLKLLYLKGETPQLDEESLDAIPDRVVLPPNATAILHIRLPERVEPEHTASESKTFADVYLQPIQGKKAITFNIDGVELGEQGTATLRLGIGRDHGNELTPTRIKVNGKSVRVPKQFRGDDTQADRKRFFGLLEVPVPYSVLQENNKVQLAFPETNGHVSSAALRVVTHSAPLE from the coding sequence ATGCCACGTCTTCCCCGCCTGCTCGCGTCCGTCGCCGCCCTGTTGATCGCCCCGGCTTCGGCCCTCGCCGCCCCGCCGACAAATGTCGAGGTCTTCCCGAACGTCCGCCACGAGGTCGGCGGCGTCAGCGAACTCGATCGCTCGGTCTTCTTCGCCGCCCACACCACCCCCGTCAGCCCGGACTGGAACGGCGAGGAAGACAAGCTCGACTACTTCGCCAAGAAGCTCCGCGGCCACTTCGGCCGAGACACCGGGCAGATCAGCGGCACGCTCAACCGCGCCAAGCAAGACCCCAAACGCCCCGGCTACGCCGACCCGAAACACATCGAAGCGCTAGCCAAACAAGACGCCACTTCTTACCGCAAGATGTCCAAGACGCGGCAAAGATACCTGAGCGGATCCGACATGATCATCGGGGCCCAGCTCCACCCGTTCTGGCCGGGCGACAAAGCCACCCGCCACACCAACTGGAAGCTCTCCACCACCGACACCGCCGACGAACCCTTCGGCACCGCGACCGGCGAGTTCATGGGGCTCTACTTCCGCAACTTCCACAAACCCAAGGGCCACCGCCCACCCCCCGCCTGGATCGAGGTCGTCAACGAGCCGCTCTACGAGCTCTCTTCCCACGGCGACGTCGACCCCGACCAGGTCTTCCACTTCCACAACGTCGTCGCCGACCAGATCCGCAAGTATTACCCCGGCGTGCCGGTCGGCGGGTACACCATGGCCTTCGACCTGTTCGACCACGACGACTTCGGGCGGTGGGACAAACGCTTCAAGTCGTTCATCGACATCACCGGCGACAACATGGACTTCTACAGCGTCCACTTCTACGACTTCCCCGGCATCAGCCGCGGCAAGGTCCGCCTCCGCCGCGGCAGCAACCTCGAAGCCAGCTTCGACCTCATCGACCACTACTCCACGCTCAAGCTCGGCCAGCCCAAGCCCTACCTCATCTCCGAGTACGGCTCGCAGGTCCACGACTGGTACCACCAGCCCTGGTCGCCCTACCGCGACTGGCTTTGCGTCAAGGCGTTCAACACGATGGTCATGCAGTTCATGGAACGCCCCGACCTCGTGCTCAAGGCCCTGGCCTTCACCCCGCCCAAGGCCGAGTGGGGCCGCAACTCTGAAACCGTTCCCTACTACTGGCGGTTGCTACGCCGGGCCAACGAGGGCGACGGCAACACTGCCAACGACCAAGAGGGCCCGTGGGTCTTCAGCGAGCAGATCAAGTTCTGGGAACTCTGGTCGGACGTGCGTGGCACGAAAGTGCTCATCCACTCCGATCAACCTGATGTGCAAACCCAGGCATACCTCAGCAGCCGCAATCTCTTTGTCGCGCTCAACAACCTGTCAGACGACGACACCCAGCGCGTCCGGCTGAACCTCAAGCACGCCGCGCCCCCCGAAAGCGTCTCACTCAAACTTCTTTATCTCAAGGGCGAAACGCCTCAGCTCGATGAGGAATCGCTGGACGCCATCCCCGATCGCGTCGTGCTGCCGCCCAACGCCACCGCGATCCTGCACATCCGCCTGCCCGAGCGCGTCGAGCCCGAGCACACGGCCAGCGAGAGCAAGACCTTTGCCGATGTCTACCTCCAACCCATCCAGGGTAAGAAGGCGATCACCTTCAACATCGACGGCGTCGAGCTCGGCGAGCAGGGCACCGCAACCCTCCGCCTGGGTATCGGCCGAGACCACGGCAACGAGCTCACCCCCACCCGCATCAAGGTCAACGGCAAGTCCGTCCGCGTCCCCAAGCAGTTCCGCGGCGACGACACCCAGGCCGACCGCAAACGCTTCTTCGGCCTGCTCGAGGTGCCCGTGCCCTACAGCGTGCTCCAGGAAAACAACAAGGTCCAA